One segment of Paraburkholderia bonniea DNA contains the following:
- a CDS encoding A24 family peptidase — protein MDVHFSSVLFVAWAIAVAVCDCRSRRIPNALVIAGFAVAMTSTLLHLNPFGLAPGEALLGAAVGLVALLPFFVLRVMGAADVKVFAVLGAWCGMHPLLGLWVAASLAAGVHAMALLLAARPHVAWGGRRAAPTFALAGRRSTPYAACLTVPALAWLAVQFVTGVVS, from the coding sequence ATGGATGTGCACTTCAGCAGCGTTCTCTTTGTAGCCTGGGCGATAGCCGTGGCGGTGTGCGATTGCCGCAGCCGGCGGATTCCCAATGCCCTGGTTATCGCGGGCTTTGCTGTGGCAATGACAAGCACGCTGCTTCATCTCAATCCATTTGGTCTTGCTCCCGGCGAGGCCTTGTTAGGCGCGGCGGTTGGTCTGGTCGCGCTGCTGCCGTTTTTTGTGCTGCGCGTGATGGGCGCTGCCGACGTCAAGGTGTTCGCGGTGCTGGGTGCCTGGTGCGGGATGCATCCATTGCTCGGTTTATGGGTGGCCGCCAGCCTGGCCGCTGGGGTGCATGCGATGGCGTTGTTGCTGGCCGCACGTCCCCATGTCGCATGGGGCGGGCGGCGGGCGGCACCGACCTTTGCGCTGGCGGGCCGGCGTTCCACGCCTTATGCCGCTTGCCTGACCGTGCCCGCGCTGGCCTGGCTGGCGGTGCAATTTGTCACGGGCGTGGTGTCATGA
- a CDS encoding Flp family type IVb pilin, which translates to MKNIVKRFLTENKGVTAIEYGLIAGIIAVGIVTATTGVKTAIVSTFNAVASALPSGTAGGGGTGGGTGGG; encoded by the coding sequence ATGAAAAATATCGTCAAACGTTTTCTGACAGAAAACAAGGGTGTCACGGCCATTGAATATGGTCTGATTGCGGGGATTATCGCTGTCGGTATCGTCACTGCGACGACCGGCGTAAAAACCGCGATTGTTTCTACCTTTAATGCGGTTGCAAGCGCCTTGCCGAGCGGCACCGCAGGCGGCGGTGGCACAGGGGGCGGAACCGGTGGCGGCTAG
- a CDS encoding collagen-like triple helix repeat-containing protein yields MNTQTTFSVLRATMITAAVTAMLSLAACGGSGSLSSGTGAKGAGTITTGGGDTNTGTGGGSGGGSGGGSGGGSGGGSGGGSGGGGGGSGGNGGGTASANPVGLVVAKSGGVVSDVGTAVSGVGTVIASQTLPGVNPATTQAAGGIVQHVGGAVSTLGNGVAQGLGQLGASTNPVGVTLASVGGAVGEVGGAVSSTGNLVRSLGSGPLAPLAPLTTPLGGLVDTLGGVVTNGGGTLTTALSTGPVQQVTQTLSTAITPITSLVANTTQTVGNVTGLGAPLNGLLAGVGGTLMKTGSLVSSTGNNPITSGVGNLTSDSGKAIASVGGLLTGGTGTNPLAPVTGLLSGLTGGASGTTGSGPLAPITGLLSGLTGGLTGGAGGATGSGPLAPVTGLLSGVTGGLTSAVGGSSAGGTGPLAPVTGLLSTVTGTLTSATGGANSPLAPVTGLLTGVTNAVGSLGAAPAPAPTSTTTTSTGSVNAGISLTASSGGSSNAAGPLSGVTSLVGGLLGGLTGKK; encoded by the coding sequence ATGAACACTCAAACTACTTTCAGCGTGTTACGGGCAACGATGATTACTGCAGCCGTAACAGCCATGCTTTCACTCGCCGCCTGCGGCGGCTCGGGAAGCCTAAGCTCAGGAACCGGCGCGAAAGGCGCTGGCACGATTACAACTGGCGGTGGCGATACCAACACAGGCACAGGCGGAGGTTCGGGTGGTGGTTCAGGCGGCGGCTCCGGTGGTGGTTCGGGTGGCGGCTCTGGCGGCGGTTCAGGTGGTGGCGGAGGCGGTTCAGGCGGTAACGGCGGCGGCACTGCATCAGCCAATCCGGTAGGCCTGGTCGTAGCCAAATCAGGTGGCGTGGTCTCTGACGTGGGCACAGCAGTCTCGGGCGTTGGCACGGTCATCGCCTCGCAAACCCTGCCCGGCGTTAATCCCGCCACCACTCAAGCAGCGGGCGGCATCGTGCAGCACGTCGGCGGTGCCGTCTCAACCCTGGGCAATGGCGTAGCGCAAGGCCTCGGGCAACTAGGTGCCAGCACCAACCCCGTCGGCGTCACACTAGCCAGTGTGGGCGGTGCGGTGGGTGAAGTAGGTGGCGCCGTCTCCAGCACGGGCAACCTGGTGAGAAGTCTCGGCAGCGGGCCACTCGCCCCGTTAGCTCCGCTAACTACACCGCTGGGCGGCCTCGTCGATACGCTCGGCGGCGTCGTGACAAACGGTGGCGGCACGCTCACCACCGCGCTCTCAACCGGCCCAGTCCAGCAAGTCACCCAAACACTCAGCACAGCCATTACGCCCATCACATCGCTCGTGGCGAACACCACGCAGACCGTCGGCAACGTCACCGGCCTTGGCGCACCGCTCAATGGACTCCTCGCAGGCGTCGGCGGCACGCTGATGAAAACCGGCAGCCTCGTTTCGTCAACCGGCAACAATCCCATCACCAGCGGCGTGGGCAATCTCACATCAGATAGCGGCAAAGCCATCGCCTCCGTGGGTGGCCTGCTAACTGGCGGCACCGGAACGAACCCACTAGCACCGGTCACCGGGTTGCTTAGTGGCTTGACTGGCGGAGCTAGCGGCACGACCGGCAGTGGCCCGCTGGCTCCCATAACTGGGCTGCTCAGTGGTTTGACGGGTGGCTTGACCGGTGGTGCGGGCGGCGCAACGGGCAGCGGCCCGCTCGCTCCGGTCACAGGATTGCTGAGTGGCGTGACCGGCGGCTTGACAAGCGCGGTTGGCGGCAGCAGCGCTGGCGGTACTGGTCCACTGGCACCGGTCACCGGATTGCTCTCCACCGTGACAGGCACGCTAACGAGTGCCACAGGCGGCGCTAATAGCCCGCTAGCACCGGTTACCGGGCTGCTCACGGGCGTGACCAACGCAGTCGGCAGCCTAGGTGCCGCACCCGCACCGGCCCCGACGAGCACCACAACGACCTCTACCGGCTCTGTCAACGCAGGCATCTCGCTGACAGCAAGCAGCGGTGGCAGCAGCAATGCAGCCGGTCCGCTATCAGGCGTCACCTCTCTGGTTGGTGGTCTGCTTGGCGGTCTCACAGGGAAGAAATAA
- a CDS encoding ShlB/FhaC/HecB family hemolysin secretion/activation protein, which translates to MKLGYKTWTVLLAITAASTAQAQTRPAISGNPLDALPQIKAPEKGPNVTVQVQPQAPQLQELLARHLTPSKIELEGVNSIPFNDVAQRFTPLIGKDITVGELIDMANGITRLYQDRGYALSFAFVPAQNFDHGVVRITVVEGYVAEVKISGNPGATEARIQAIAAHIRADRPLRRATFERYINTLGLLPGIKVAANVPPPQNTDGATTLELKVERKAVNLSTGIDFNHPGVQGLITATENGLTSLGEQLSVSALLPKGRDNQTYLAAQATVPIGSNGLIGKINATHYRGNPVDNPGLPNYVQRTVINDKIIGSLAYPILLSNTQSLLGTVSGYASHDEDRFQNQINGAQIGLSSQIRVLQLQGDYTRVQPGQVQRASLNLAKAFNILGASKTGESNIPGVVTTNPVSLTFVRAGATVSQTNEWPLKLGTAIALTGQYSPETLPTSEQISFGAQRFAQGYQPGETSGDSGWAASFELNRAFTPGFTYLRTFTPYVSFDMARVYLHAGTTSPSRLASFALGFRISDAKYYSLDLSIAKPVADAPVESPSRSPRVNATFSYQLN; encoded by the coding sequence ATGAAACTCGGGTACAAAACATGGACCGTGTTACTGGCAATCACGGCAGCCAGCACAGCGCAAGCGCAAACCCGCCCAGCCATCAGCGGCAATCCCCTGGATGCCCTGCCGCAAATCAAGGCACCAGAGAAAGGGCCGAACGTGACCGTTCAGGTGCAACCCCAGGCGCCCCAGTTGCAAGAGCTACTCGCACGGCATCTGACACCCAGCAAGATTGAGCTCGAAGGGGTGAACAGCATCCCCTTCAACGACGTCGCGCAACGCTTTACACCGCTCATCGGCAAAGACATCACCGTAGGCGAGCTGATCGATATGGCCAATGGCATAACACGCCTTTATCAGGATCGGGGCTATGCGTTGTCGTTTGCCTTTGTTCCGGCACAAAACTTCGACCATGGCGTAGTGCGCATTACCGTGGTGGAAGGCTACGTCGCCGAAGTAAAGATCAGCGGCAATCCGGGGGCCACCGAAGCACGGATACAGGCAATTGCCGCGCACATCCGCGCGGACCGCCCATTACGGCGCGCGACCTTCGAGCGCTACATCAATACGCTAGGCCTGCTGCCCGGAATCAAGGTCGCGGCCAACGTCCCGCCACCGCAAAACACCGATGGCGCCACCACCCTGGAGCTGAAAGTTGAGCGCAAGGCCGTCAATCTCAGCACGGGTATCGACTTCAACCACCCAGGCGTCCAGGGCCTGATTACCGCCACCGAGAACGGCCTGACCTCGCTTGGTGAGCAGCTCAGCGTCTCCGCCCTGCTGCCGAAGGGACGTGACAATCAAACCTATCTGGCGGCACAGGCAACGGTGCCCATTGGCAGCAACGGGCTCATCGGCAAAATCAACGCGACGCACTATCGTGGCAATCCGGTGGATAACCCGGGCCTGCCAAACTATGTGCAACGCACTGTGATTAACGACAAAATCATCGGTTCGCTGGCTTATCCCATCTTGCTGAGCAATACCCAAAGCTTGCTAGGCACAGTGAGCGGCTATGCCTCGCACGATGAAGACCGCTTCCAGAACCAGATCAATGGCGCGCAAATCGGCCTGAGCTCGCAAATCCGCGTGCTCCAGCTACAAGGCGACTACACCCGCGTACAACCCGGCCAGGTGCAGCGCGCGAGCCTGAATCTCGCCAAGGCATTCAATATTCTTGGAGCATCGAAAACGGGGGAGTCGAATATTCCCGGTGTGGTGACCACCAACCCGGTATCACTGACATTCGTGCGTGCGGGCGCAACGGTTTCTCAAACCAATGAATGGCCCCTCAAGCTCGGCACGGCCATCGCGCTGACGGGCCAGTACAGCCCCGAGACGCTGCCCACCTCCGAGCAGATTTCATTTGGCGCGCAACGCTTTGCCCAGGGTTACCAGCCGGGAGAAACCTCTGGTGACTCCGGCTGGGCGGCCTCATTCGAGCTCAATCGCGCCTTTACGCCAGGCTTCACCTATCTGCGTACCTTCACCCCCTATGTTTCATTCGACATGGCGCGGGTCTACCTGCATGCGGGGACCACATCACCGTCCCGGCTTGCATCGTTTGCGCTGGGGTTTCGTATTTCGGATGCGAAGTACTACAGCCTGGATCTGTCGATCGCCAAGCCTGTAGCGGATGCGCCAGTAGAAAGCCCATCACGTAGCCCTCGGGTTAACGCGACGTTTTCCTACCAGTTGAACTAA
- a CDS encoding transposase: MTPHRDITDEEWQRVAPLLPELRPRSELRGRPLANTRSVLNGVLWVMYSGATWSAMPRKYPSYQTCHRRFKAWHESGVLKRVTDQLFGEASEELCNTMQARMRNHQLEEKQPAADGAVPATPATGYAPQSGTPAVFDYATSFKYAA; encoded by the coding sequence ATGACACCTCACCGCGATATTACTGATGAAGAATGGCAACGTGTAGCACCGTTGCTTCCGGAACTGCGTCCCCGTTCTGAATTGCGTGGCCGTCCACTGGCCAATACCCGTTCCGTACTGAATGGCGTGCTTTGGGTGATGTACAGCGGTGCCACCTGGTCTGCGATGCCGCGCAAGTACCCGTCGTATCAAACGTGCCACCGCCGCTTCAAGGCATGGCATGAGTCAGGTGTTCTGAAGCGCGTAACAGACCAGCTGTTTGGTGAGGCTAGCGAAGAACTCTGCAACACCATGCAAGCGCGCATGCGCAATCACCAACTGGAAGAAAAACAGCCTGCCGCTGATGGTGCTGTACCAGCAACGCCTGCTACTGGATATGCGCCGCAGTCGGGCACTCCAGCGGTGTTTGATTACGCAACATCGTTTAAATATGCAGCATGA
- a CDS encoding DUF2147 domain-containing protein → MMHFTQQACARLTQTMKRAALASVLLASAASVLAQTLSPIGTWQTIDDHTGQPKALVQISQDGDGTLSGKVLKGLGANNQPERRCTACTDARKDQLILGMTIINGMKKTGDGVWNEGLILDPENGKLYKCKMHLEDGGQKLVVRGYIGMPLLGRSQTWIRQP, encoded by the coding sequence ATGATGCATTTCACCCAGCAGGCGTGCGCCCGGCTGACCCAGACCATGAAACGCGCAGCGCTGGCAAGCGTGCTGCTTGCCAGCGCTGCCAGCGTTCTGGCGCAAACCTTGAGCCCCATTGGCACCTGGCAAACCATTGACGACCATACCGGCCAGCCAAAAGCGCTGGTCCAGATTTCACAGGATGGCGATGGCACGCTCAGCGGCAAGGTGCTTAAAGGATTAGGTGCCAACAATCAGCCTGAACGACGGTGCACCGCCTGTACCGACGCGCGCAAGGATCAGCTGATTCTCGGAATGACGATCATCAACGGCATGAAAAAAACCGGGGATGGTGTATGGAACGAGGGCCTGATTCTCGACCCTGAAAACGGCAAGCTCTACAAATGCAAAATGCATCTGGAAGACGGGGGGCAAAAGCTCGTGGTACGGGGATATATCGGCATGCCACTGCTAGGCCGGTCGCAGACATGGATTCGTCAACCATAA
- a CDS encoding TadE/TadG family type IV pilus assembly protein → MPRMRGSTAVEFAMIFPLFFLILYGVVTFSLIFVAQQSLTLAAEEGARAALNYQKAKDVPTALAARASAACSAATGTVGWLAGRYASCVATPAACASNAAMQCVQVTLTYNYAGKPLVPTLPLLSLALPAVLSSSAVVQLNPGYLL, encoded by the coding sequence ATGCCGCGCATGCGTGGCAGCACGGCGGTGGAGTTCGCCATGATTTTTCCGCTGTTTTTCCTGATCCTGTACGGGGTTGTCACGTTCAGCCTGATCTTCGTCGCGCAGCAGAGCTTGACGCTGGCCGCCGAAGAAGGTGCGCGCGCCGCGCTCAATTATCAGAAGGCGAAAGACGTTCCCACGGCACTCGCAGCTCGCGCCAGTGCCGCCTGTAGCGCCGCCACCGGAACGGTCGGCTGGCTGGCCGGGCGCTACGCTAGTTGCGTGGCGACACCCGCGGCATGCGCTTCTAATGCCGCGATGCAATGCGTGCAAGTCACGCTGACCTACAACTACGCGGGCAAACCGCTGGTGCCAACGCTGCCACTGCTGAGTCTGGCTTTGCCCGCCGTGCTGTCGAGCAGCGCCGTGGTGCAGCTTAATCCGGGATATCTGCTGTGA
- a CDS encoding type II and III secretion system protein family protein, which yields MKKQILAFEVVLRRGALALVVLLGGAAAPGWADEAAGTTLELAVGAQQTLATGFMPQRIAVGDPSVADVLVLRGDKRGGLLLVGKSAGTTNVMLWPRNDAPPRTYTVNVTTRAAHALLGGNAPAVKVLGNTTLISGSTPTMETHQRAVAAASGMQGKDGTVADVSTVASRAVVQVDVRVVEFSRSVLKQIGFNFFRQSSNGFSFGSFAPASPTGVATGTLPALGTPISSAFNLVFNYASSGIFTNLSLMESNNLARILAEPTLVALSGQSASFLAGGEIPVPVPEALGSTSIQYKPYGIGLTVTPTVLSPQRIALKVAPEASELDFVHAVTVNSISVPAITTRRADTTVELGDGESFVIGGLIDRETASNVSKVPLLGDLPVIGTFFKQLNYQQNDKELVIIVTPHLVSPLAKGAVLPMTPGEQSEQRNAPVWRALIGGAAAPRTLVPGFSR from the coding sequence ATGAAAAAACAAATTCTGGCCTTCGAGGTGGTGTTGCGGCGCGGTGCGCTGGCGCTGGTTGTCCTGCTGGGTGGGGCGGCTGCGCCGGGCTGGGCCGACGAAGCCGCAGGCACGACACTTGAACTCGCGGTTGGGGCGCAACAGACGCTGGCCACGGGATTCATGCCGCAACGCATCGCCGTGGGTGACCCGAGCGTCGCGGATGTGCTGGTGTTGCGTGGCGACAAGCGGGGCGGTTTGCTGCTGGTGGGTAAGTCGGCGGGCACGACGAATGTGATGCTGTGGCCGCGCAATGACGCGCCGCCGCGCACCTATACCGTCAATGTGACGACGCGCGCCGCGCACGCGCTGCTGGGCGGCAATGCTCCCGCGGTCAAGGTGCTGGGCAACACCACGCTGATTTCCGGTTCGACGCCGACGATGGAAACCCATCAGCGTGCGGTGGCCGCCGCCAGCGGCATGCAAGGCAAGGATGGCACCGTGGCGGATGTCTCGACGGTTGCTTCGCGGGCGGTGGTGCAGGTGGATGTGCGGGTGGTGGAATTTAGCCGCTCGGTGCTCAAGCAGATCGGTTTTAATTTTTTTCGCCAGAGCAGCAACGGTTTTTCGTTCGGTTCGTTTGCTCCTGCCTCGCCTACAGGGGTGGCGACGGGCACGCTGCCGGCGCTTGGCACGCCGATCTCGTCGGCTTTCAACCTGGTTTTCAACTACGCCTCCTCGGGCATTTTCACCAACCTGAGCCTGATGGAGAGCAACAATCTCGCCCGCATTCTGGCGGAACCCACGTTAGTCGCGCTCTCCGGGCAGAGCGCGAGCTTTCTGGCGGGCGGCGAGATTCCAGTGCCCGTGCCGGAAGCGCTGGGTTCCACTTCGATTCAGTACAAACCGTATGGCATTGGCCTGACCGTGACGCCAACGGTGTTAAGCCCGCAGCGCATCGCGCTCAAGGTCGCGCCCGAAGCCAGCGAGCTGGACTTCGTGCATGCGGTGACGGTGAACAGCATCTCGGTGCCGGCGATCACGACACGGCGCGCGGATACGACGGTAGAGCTAGGCGATGGCGAGAGCTTCGTGATTGGCGGGCTGATCGACCGGGAGACGGCGTCGAACGTGAGCAAGGTGCCGTTGCTGGGTGATCTACCGGTCATCGGCACGTTTTTTAAACAGCTGAATTACCAGCAAAACGACAAAGAGCTGGTGATTATCGTGACCCCGCATCTGGTGTCGCCGCTGGCGAAGGGCGCGGTGCTGCCCATGACGCCGGGCGAGCAGTCTGAGCAGCGCAATGCGCCAGTGTGGCGGGCGTTGATAGGCGGGGCGGCCGCGCCGCGCACGCTGGTGCCGGGGTTTTCCCGATGA
- a CDS encoding CpaF family protein: MAKDIEFADDAPSFAHSQQFQDIKNAAHEHLLTRIEELGAEFGRWSRQAINQFVDLEIDSFVRLRRIPINESEVRLIAEALTKELAGFGPIEDLLQDPAVEDILINGYNDVYVSRHGILAKIPVRFADNAHLLRIVRRILAPIGRRLDESNPMVDARLADGGRVNVVIEPLSIDGPIVSIRKFRKDPLRPDDLLGNGTYNHEIGALLEAAVNARCNVLVAGGTSSGKTSLLNALAFHIPETERVVTIEDTAELSLNHPHVVRLESRPGGFDGSGLVTIRDLLRNTLRMRPDRIIVGEVRGGEVLEMLQAMNTGHDGSMGTVHASSPRECLYRLEMLAGFAGFQGTESSLRRQIANAIDFIVQIGRLSNGRRRILSITEVTGLSDNIIATQELYRYEPVTGVDGEERDQWVSLGIHPHSPKLARFRQALGGGGGAGGVGGGMSGFGGFGGGGFNV; the protein is encoded by the coding sequence ATGGCAAAAGACATTGAGTTTGCCGACGATGCTCCTTCGTTCGCGCACAGCCAGCAGTTTCAGGACATCAAGAATGCTGCGCACGAGCATCTGCTGACCCGCATCGAAGAACTGGGCGCGGAGTTTGGCCGCTGGTCGCGTCAGGCGATCAACCAGTTCGTCGATCTGGAGATCGACAGCTTCGTGCGCCTGCGCCGGATTCCGATCAACGAAAGCGAAGTCAGGCTGATTGCTGAAGCGCTGACCAAGGAGCTCGCGGGTTTTGGCCCGATTGAGGACCTGCTGCAGGATCCGGCGGTAGAAGACATCCTGATCAACGGCTACAACGACGTTTATGTTTCGCGTCACGGCATTCTGGCGAAAATCCCGGTGCGTTTTGCGGATAACGCCCATTTGCTGCGTATCGTGCGGCGCATTCTGGCGCCGATCGGACGCCGCCTCGACGAATCGAATCCGATGGTCGATGCGCGGTTGGCGGATGGCGGACGGGTGAATGTCGTGATCGAGCCGCTGTCCATCGACGGGCCGATTGTTTCGATCCGCAAGTTTCGCAAAGACCCGTTGCGGCCTGACGATCTGCTGGGCAACGGCACCTATAACCATGAGATCGGCGCGTTGCTGGAAGCGGCGGTGAACGCGCGCTGCAACGTGCTGGTCGCGGGTGGCACAAGCTCGGGCAAGACCTCGTTGCTGAATGCGCTGGCGTTTCATATTCCAGAGACCGAGCGGGTCGTGACGATTGAAGACACCGCCGAGCTATCGCTGAATCATCCTCATGTGGTGCGCCTCGAAAGCCGTCCCGGCGGGTTTGACGGCTCGGGCCTGGTGACCATCCGCGACCTGTTGCGCAACACGCTGCGGATGCGGCCAGACCGGATCATCGTCGGCGAAGTGCGGGGTGGGGAAGTGCTGGAAATGCTGCAGGCAATGAATACCGGCCACGATGGCTCGATGGGGACGGTCCACGCCAGCTCGCCACGTGAATGCCTGTACCGGCTCGAAATGCTGGCGGGCTTCGCTGGGTTTCAAGGCACTGAATCCAGCTTGCGGCGGCAGATTGCCAATGCGATTGATTTCATCGTTCAGATCGGGCGGCTATCGAATGGCCGGCGGCGGATTTTGTCGATCACCGAAGTAACCGGACTGTCGGACAACATCATTGCGACCCAGGAGCTGTATCGCTATGAGCCGGTGACGGGCGTGGATGGTGAGGAGCGCGATCAATGGGTGTCGCTGGGAATCCACCCGCATTCGCCGAAGCTGGCGCGCTTCAGGCAAGCGCTGGGTGGTGGAGGGGGGGCGGGTGGTGTAGGCGGCGGTATGAGCGGCTTTGGTGGCTTTGGCGGCGGGGGCTTCAATGTCTAG
- the zapE gene encoding cell division protein ZapE has translation MNVTEYYENELRKRGYQSDPAQRATVERLQQCYDEWVRYKARRSNVLKKLIVHPELPRGIYLWGGVGRGKSFLMDSFFTVVPVQRKTRLHFHEFMREVHRQLEELKGQADPLDELARRIARRYRLICFDEFHVSDIADAMILYRLLDRLFKNGVQFVMTSNYEPDTLYPDGLHRDRMLPAIELLKSKLDVINVDAGVDYRQQTLAQVTMYHTPLGAAADKALRSAFLRLAEVPDESPLLHIEQRELKALRRAGGVVWFDFATLCGGPRSQNDYLELASRFHAVILSGVPQMTPRMSSEARRFTWLIDVFYDHKVKLLMSSAVAADQLYVDGPMANEFSRTVSRIVEMQSKAYLDAPRRLVDTSLT, from the coding sequence ATGAACGTCACCGAATACTACGAAAACGAACTGCGAAAACGCGGCTACCAGTCCGATCCGGCACAACGGGCGACAGTCGAGCGGCTACAGCAGTGCTATGACGAATGGGTGAGGTACAAGGCACGCCGCTCCAATGTGCTCAAAAAACTGATTGTTCACCCTGAACTGCCGCGCGGTATTTATCTGTGGGGCGGAGTGGGGCGGGGCAAAAGTTTCTTGATGGACAGTTTCTTTACCGTGGTGCCGGTGCAGCGCAAGACGCGTTTGCATTTTCATGAGTTCATGCGCGAGGTGCATCGCCAGCTCGAAGAACTGAAAGGGCAGGCCGATCCGCTTGACGAACTTGCTCGCCGGATCGCGCGCCGTTACCGGCTGATCTGTTTTGATGAGTTTCACGTATCGGATATTGCCGACGCGATGATCCTGTATCGCCTGCTAGACCGGCTCTTCAAGAATGGCGTGCAGTTTGTGATGACCTCCAACTACGAACCCGACACGCTTTATCCTGATGGCCTGCATCGTGACCGGATGCTGCCCGCCATTGAGCTGCTCAAGTCAAAGCTGGATGTGATTAATGTGGATGCGGGCGTGGATTACCGGCAGCAGACGCTGGCGCAAGTCACGATGTATCACACGCCGCTTGGGGCGGCTGCCGACAAGGCCTTGCGCAGCGCGTTCCTGCGTCTCGCGGAGGTGCCCGACGAAAGCCCGCTGCTGCATATCGAACAGCGCGAACTGAAAGCGCTGCGGCGTGCGGGTGGCGTTGTCTGGTTTGATTTTGCGACGTTGTGCGGCGGTCCACGTTCGCAGAATGATTACCTCGAACTGGCGAGCCGTTTTCATGCGGTGATTTTGTCGGGTGTGCCACAGATGACACCCCGTATGTCATCCGAAGCGCGCCGCTTCACGTGGCTGATCGACGTTTTTTACGACCATAAGGTCAAGTTGCTGATGTCGTCTGCGGTGGCGGCAGATCAACTGTACGTGGATGGACCGATGGCGAATGAATTTAGCCGCACGGTGTCACGTATTGTAGAAATGCAGTCGAAAGCGTATCTGGACGCACCGCGACGGCTAGTGGACACCTCGCTGACGTAA
- the cpaB gene encoding Flp pilus assembly protein CpaB gives MPHLTRIVAGVLIVLALLLGLVAWMLARRPAPPVAAPALAQVTFPVVLTTRPLPAGKPITLDALRVQPLPVHPDGAFADAAALVGRVPVADIGAAAPVFEVQLSSGLAEDIQPGQRAIAVRVDETNAVGNRVRPGDVVDVFFTLKREPGAGVTGGAEVDQTQARLLLSKIQVLTFGNTTVTGSTTPEQNEPNAMARTAVLAVPMSEITRLALAEANGRLLLALRNPKDEDVVDPRAFAALPGVLKTTGQGALQDVSTQAAAGVALDALAGGAHPGSSVTRAPRAPRAAGGIEVIRAGRAETVAW, from the coding sequence ATGCCGCATCTGACTCGAATCGTCGCTGGTGTGCTGATCGTCCTGGCACTGCTGCTGGGGCTCGTGGCGTGGATGCTGGCGCGTCGGCCAGCGCCACCTGTTGCTGCTCCGGCGCTGGCTCAGGTGACGTTTCCGGTGGTGCTCACTACACGTCCTTTGCCTGCGGGCAAGCCGATTACGCTCGATGCGCTGCGGGTCCAGCCGCTGCCAGTTCATCCCGATGGCGCATTTGCCGATGCGGCCGCGCTCGTTGGCCGCGTGCCGGTGGCGGATATCGGGGCTGCGGCACCGGTGTTCGAAGTGCAACTGTCGTCGGGGCTGGCTGAGGACATTCAGCCGGGGCAGCGCGCGATTGCGGTGCGCGTCGATGAAACGAATGCGGTAGGTAATCGCGTGCGGCCGGGCGATGTCGTCGATGTGTTTTTCACGCTCAAGCGTGAGCCGGGGGCGGGGGTCACCGGCGGGGCGGAAGTCGATCAGACCCAGGCGCGCTTGCTGCTATCGAAGATTCAGGTGCTGACGTTTGGCAACACCACGGTTACTGGCAGCACGACGCCTGAGCAGAATGAGCCGAACGCCATGGCCCGCACGGCAGTGCTGGCGGTGCCGATGAGCGAGATCACCCGGCTCGCGCTGGCGGAGGCCAACGGTCGTCTGCTACTGGCGCTGCGTAATCCAAAAGATGAAGACGTGGTTGATCCACGAGCGTTTGCTGCGCTTCCCGGTGTGCTGAAAACCACCGGGCAAGGTGCGTTGCAGGATGTGTCGACGCAAGCGGCGGCGGGCGTGGCGCTGGATGCGCTGGCAGGGGGCGCGCACCCGGGCTCGTCTGTGACGCGCGCGCCGAGAGCGCCGCGTGCTGCGGGGGGTATCGAGGTGATTCGCGCGGGGCGGGCGGAAACCGTCGCCTGGTAA